The following proteins come from a genomic window of Suricata suricatta isolate VVHF042 chromosome 5, meerkat_22Aug2017_6uvM2_HiC, whole genome shotgun sequence:
- the BCL6 gene encoding B-cell lymphoma 6 protein isoform X1, giving the protein MASPADSCIQFTRHASDVLLNLNRLRSRDILTDVVIVVSREQFRAHKTVLMACSGLFYSIFTDQLKCNLSVINLDPEINPEGFCILLDFMYTSRLNLREGNIMAVMATAMYLQMEHVVDTCRKFIKASEAEMVPAIKPPREEFLSSRMLMPQDIMAYRGREVVENSLPLRSAPGCESRAFAPSLYSGLSTPPASYPVYSHLPVSSFLFSDEELRDARMPVANPFPKERALPCDSTRPVPGEYSRPAMEMPPSVCHGGLYSPKEGTPEEAHSDMHYGVAEGPKPAAPSARNTPYFPCDKAGKEEERPSSEDEIALHFEPPSAPLNRKGLVSPQSPQKSDCQPNSPTESCSSKNACILQTSGSPPAKSPTDPKACNWKKYKFIVLNSLNQNAKPEGPEQAELGRLSPRAYTAPPACQPPMEPESLDLQSPTKLSTSGEDSNIPQASRLNNIVNRSLTNSPRSSSESHSPLYLHPPKCTSCGSQSPQHAEMCLHTAGPTFPEEMGETQSEYSDSSCENGAFFCNECDCRFSEEASLKRHTLQTHSDKPYKCDRCQASFRYKGNLASHKTVHTGEKPYRCNICGAQFNRPANLKTHTRIHSGEKPYKCETCGARFVQVAHLRAHVLIHTGEKPYPCEICGTRFRHLQTLKSHLRIHTGEKPYHCEKCNLHFRHKSQLRLHLRQKHGAITNTKVQYRVSATDLPPELPKAC; this is encoded by the exons tGGCCTGTTCTACAGCATCTTCACAGACCAGCTGAAATGTAACCTTAGCGTCATCAACCTGGATCCCGAGATCAACCCGGAGGGGTTCTGCATCCTCCTGGACTTCATGTACACCTCTCGGCTCAATCTGCGGGAGGGCAACATCATGGCCGTGATGGCTACAGCCATGTACCTACAGATGGAGCACGTCGTGGACACTTGCCGGAAGTTTATCAAGGCCAG TGAAGCTGAGATGGTTCCAGCCATCAAGCCCCCCCGTGAAGAGTTTCTGAGTAGTCGGATGCTGATGCCCCAAGACATCATGGCCTATCGGGGCCGTGAGGTGGTGGAGAATAGCCTGCCGCTGAGGAGCGCACCTGGGTGTGAGAGCAGAGCCTTCGCCCCCAGCCTGTACAGCGGCCTGTCCACACCGCCCGCCTCGTACCCCGTGTACAGCCACCTCCCAGTCAGCAGCTTCCTCTTCTCCGATGAGGAGCTGCGGGATGCCCGGATGCCTGTGGCCAACCCCTTCCCCAAGGAGCGGGCCCTGCCCTGCGATAGCACCAGGCCAGTGCCCGGCGAGTACAGCCGGCCGGCCATGGAAATGCCCCCCAGCGTGTGCCACGGTGGCCTCTACTCACCCAAGGAGGGCACCCCGGAAGAGGCACACAGTGACATGCACTACGGTGTGGCCGAGGGCCCCAAGCCGGCCGCCCCCTCGGCCCGGAACACCCCGTACTTCCCCTGTGACAAGGCCggcaaggaggaagagagacccTCCTCAGAGGATGAGATTGCCCTGCATTTCGAGCCCCCCAGTGCGCCCCTGAACCGGAAGGGCCTGGTGAGTCCACAGAGCCCGCAGAAGTCTGACTGCCAGCCCAACTCACCCACGGAGTCCTGCAGCAGCAAGAATGCCTGCATTCTCCAGACCTCTGGCTCACCTCCAGCCAAGAGCCCGACCGACCCCAAAGCCTGCAACTGGAAGAAATACAAGTTCATCGTGCTCAACAGCCTCAACCAGAATGCCAAACCAGAGGGGCCCGAGCAGGCCGAGCTGGGCCGCCTTTCACCTCGAGCCTACACAGCCCCACCGGCCTGCCAGCCGCCAATGGAGCCTGAGAGCCTTGACCTCCAGTCCCCAACCAAGCTTAGCACCAGCGGGGAGGATTCCAACATCCCACAGGCCAGCCGGCTCAATAACATCGTCAACAG GTCTCTTACAAACTCCCCCCGCAGCAGCAGCGAGAGCCACTCGCCTCTCTACTTGCACCCCCCCAAGTGCACGTCCTGCGGCTCTCAGTCCCCGCAGCACGCAGAGATGTGCCTCCACACCGCTGGCCCCACGTTCCCTGAGGAGATGGGCGAGACGCAGTCGGAGTACTCAGATTCCAGCTGTG AGAACGGGGCCTTCTTCTGTAACGAGTGTGACTGCCGCTTCTCTGAGGAGGCCTCGCTCAAGAGACACACGCTGCAGACACACAGCGACAAGCCCTACAAGTGTGACCGCTGCCAGGCCTCTTTCCGCTACAAGGGCAACCTCGCCAGCCACAAGACCGTCCATACGG GTGAGAAACCCTATCGCTGTAACATCTGTGGAGCCCAGTTCAACCGGCCAGCCAACCTGAAAACCCACACTCGGATTCACTCTGGAGAGAAGCCCTACAAATGCGAAACCTGTGGAGCCAGATTTGTACAA GTGGCCCACCTCCGCGCCCACGTGctcatccacactggagagaaaccctacccCTGTGAAATCTGTGGCACCCGTTTCAGGCACCTTCAGACTCTGAAGAGCCACTTGCGAatccacacaggagagaaaccgtACCAT TGCGAGAAGTGTAACCTGCATTTTCGTCACAAAAGCCAGCTGCGTCTTCACTTGCGTCAGAAGCACGGGGCCATCACCAACACCAAGGTGCAATACCGTGTGTCCGCCACTGACCTGCCCCCCGAGCTCCCCAAAGCCTGCTGA
- the BCL6 gene encoding B-cell lymphoma 6 protein isoform X2, producing the protein MASPADSCIQFTRHASDVLLNLNRLRSRDILTDVVIVVSREQFRAHKTVLMACSGLFYSIFTDQLKCNLSVINLDPEINPEGFCILLDFMYTSRLNLREGNIMAVMATAMYLQMEHVVDTCRKFIKASEAEMVPAIKPPREEFLSSRMLMPQDIMAYRGREVVENSLPLRSAPGCESRAFAPSLYSGLSTPPASYPVYSHLPVSSFLFSDEELRDARMPVANPFPKERALPCDSTRPVPGEYSRPAMEMPPSVCHGGLYSPKEGTPEEAHSDMHYGVAEGPKPAAPSARNTPYFPCDKAGKEEERPSSEDEIALHFEPPSAPLNRKGLVSPQSPQKSDCQPNSPTESCSSKNACILQTSGSPPAKSPTDPKACNWKKYKFIVLNSLNQNAKPEGPEQAELGRLSPRAYTAPPACQPPMEPESLDLQSPTKLSTSGEDSNIPQASRLNNIVNRSLTNSPRSSSESHSPLYLHPPKCTSCGSQSPQHAEMCLHTAGPTFPEEMGETQSEYSDSSCGEKPYRCNICGAQFNRPANLKTHTRIHSGEKPYKCETCGARFVQVAHLRAHVLIHTGEKPYPCEICGTRFRHLQTLKSHLRIHTGEKPYHCEKCNLHFRHKSQLRLHLRQKHGAITNTKVQYRVSATDLPPELPKAC; encoded by the exons tGGCCTGTTCTACAGCATCTTCACAGACCAGCTGAAATGTAACCTTAGCGTCATCAACCTGGATCCCGAGATCAACCCGGAGGGGTTCTGCATCCTCCTGGACTTCATGTACACCTCTCGGCTCAATCTGCGGGAGGGCAACATCATGGCCGTGATGGCTACAGCCATGTACCTACAGATGGAGCACGTCGTGGACACTTGCCGGAAGTTTATCAAGGCCAG TGAAGCTGAGATGGTTCCAGCCATCAAGCCCCCCCGTGAAGAGTTTCTGAGTAGTCGGATGCTGATGCCCCAAGACATCATGGCCTATCGGGGCCGTGAGGTGGTGGAGAATAGCCTGCCGCTGAGGAGCGCACCTGGGTGTGAGAGCAGAGCCTTCGCCCCCAGCCTGTACAGCGGCCTGTCCACACCGCCCGCCTCGTACCCCGTGTACAGCCACCTCCCAGTCAGCAGCTTCCTCTTCTCCGATGAGGAGCTGCGGGATGCCCGGATGCCTGTGGCCAACCCCTTCCCCAAGGAGCGGGCCCTGCCCTGCGATAGCACCAGGCCAGTGCCCGGCGAGTACAGCCGGCCGGCCATGGAAATGCCCCCCAGCGTGTGCCACGGTGGCCTCTACTCACCCAAGGAGGGCACCCCGGAAGAGGCACACAGTGACATGCACTACGGTGTGGCCGAGGGCCCCAAGCCGGCCGCCCCCTCGGCCCGGAACACCCCGTACTTCCCCTGTGACAAGGCCggcaaggaggaagagagacccTCCTCAGAGGATGAGATTGCCCTGCATTTCGAGCCCCCCAGTGCGCCCCTGAACCGGAAGGGCCTGGTGAGTCCACAGAGCCCGCAGAAGTCTGACTGCCAGCCCAACTCACCCACGGAGTCCTGCAGCAGCAAGAATGCCTGCATTCTCCAGACCTCTGGCTCACCTCCAGCCAAGAGCCCGACCGACCCCAAAGCCTGCAACTGGAAGAAATACAAGTTCATCGTGCTCAACAGCCTCAACCAGAATGCCAAACCAGAGGGGCCCGAGCAGGCCGAGCTGGGCCGCCTTTCACCTCGAGCCTACACAGCCCCACCGGCCTGCCAGCCGCCAATGGAGCCTGAGAGCCTTGACCTCCAGTCCCCAACCAAGCTTAGCACCAGCGGGGAGGATTCCAACATCCCACAGGCCAGCCGGCTCAATAACATCGTCAACAG GTCTCTTACAAACTCCCCCCGCAGCAGCAGCGAGAGCCACTCGCCTCTCTACTTGCACCCCCCCAAGTGCACGTCCTGCGGCTCTCAGTCCCCGCAGCACGCAGAGATGTGCCTCCACACCGCTGGCCCCACGTTCCCTGAGGAGATGGGCGAGACGCAGTCGGAGTACTCAGATTCCAGCTGTG GTGAGAAACCCTATCGCTGTAACATCTGTGGAGCCCAGTTCAACCGGCCAGCCAACCTGAAAACCCACACTCGGATTCACTCTGGAGAGAAGCCCTACAAATGCGAAACCTGTGGAGCCAGATTTGTACAA GTGGCCCACCTCCGCGCCCACGTGctcatccacactggagagaaaccctacccCTGTGAAATCTGTGGCACCCGTTTCAGGCACCTTCAGACTCTGAAGAGCCACTTGCGAatccacacaggagagaaaccgtACCAT TGCGAGAAGTGTAACCTGCATTTTCGTCACAAAAGCCAGCTGCGTCTTCACTTGCGTCAGAAGCACGGGGCCATCACCAACACCAAGGTGCAATACCGTGTGTCCGCCACTGACCTGCCCCCCGAGCTCCCCAAAGCCTGCTGA